The following is a genomic window from Takifugu rubripes chromosome 13, fTakRub1.2, whole genome shotgun sequence.
TTCAATCATTTCGCTGATATTAACCGTCGTTTTAAGATGTGAAGTTTTTAAAGAGATGTTTTGATTTAGTTATGGTCAATCACTTAAGTTAAACGTGAGCTGAATTAGCGCTTAAAGTGATGAGTTGTTTCAAAATATGGCCATTTTCGAGGTGCCTTGAAGGCAACATAATGGTCTGTCATTACATTGAACTTTGACTTTTAGATCACATGTTCGGGAATTTCCAACTCCTGATATTAAACAAAGGGAGGATGCAAAATTTATTTCTCCGCATGTTAATAAAAGGAGTCCTCtagttttattttaagtttgtTTTAGTTGTTAGACAAACAACTTCTTGCATGCATGTTTCACATGCCTGTGAGAAATCTGAGCACTAATCTATTTTTGTTACTGTTTCTGGGTGGGTAAGAGGAGCTGCTCACAAAGTTGACTCGTCAGGCACTGCTGCTGGCTTGAAATGGTGGCTTAGAACTGGACTGAAATTTCCTGAATTTCCCAGGtaaatttaacattaaattaaattgcACTATTATACAGCACATAAAagtttggggtttttaaaaaaggcagTAAGGAAAGCTTGTCTTTTCGATTCATTCTCCCCTCCTTGAACTCAGCTTTTATGATATTCTGTCTATGTTTTGTCTGTCATCAGCTCCTGAATTATTAAAGCCTTGTCATTCTGCATCTGACAGTGATTCTCCTCATGGACCTGTACGAGATCAGGGGAGGAAGACTGGGTGTGATCACAGAGGAAGCTGAGCAACAGGAGTTACAAACAGATTTATCCAGCATGCAGTCCCACAAAGACAAGGTTTCAAACAGAAGAGGACGAGCTGCCCTCCAGAAATCTCTTCCATTAGAACAGGGCAAGCAAAGCTCTCCTTCCCCAACAGGGGCAGATgacaaatgtgatgcatttAGGGAAGAAGGGATTGAGGTGAGGATACTGCTCCCTGCATCAATATTAAATCATGCCCTGATTAAATTTCTGATGTAAACATGTAAAACTGACAGCTTTTTAGTCCACTAAGGGGTTGCTTCATTACTTTTACAAAAACTAACCCAGTAATTTAACTCCCGAGCACCTTGCCTTGACATTAAAACATCAGATATTTTATTCTTTGTCAAAAACAGAACCACCATATTCAAGCTGGATGTTTAACTTTCAATTATTTTCAGTGTGAGACCGACAGAGTCAGAAACCAACTGCAAGAGAAGGTTGAAGGGATGGAAAGTTTTGTTGGTCACCTGGAAGAAATCTTTCTTACCGTAGAGGTAAAAGTCTCAGAAAGAGGCCGATGTCTTTTGGACTTTCAGAATTTTGTTTGGCTTGTGCAAGCATCTTGAATGTAGTATAAAATCCATGTGTTACACTTTAGTGTCTAACCACAAGAACTATTAATAAGGACCTCTAATGATTTCTGTGTGCATTTAGGAGAACTTTGGCCGTCGTGAACAGCACCTGGAGCAGCACTACAACGACGTGCTGCAGACGCTATCCCAGCGATACGACAAACGGTCCaccagactggaggaggaaaagaagggtAAGCTGGAGGCTCTGTACACTCAGCTGCTGGTCTGTGGTCAAGCGATGGATGCCTCCAAGGAGCTCATCGAGACAGCCCAGGAGATCTACCGCTGTCAAGACAAGAGGCTTTTCCTGAAGGTGTGTCCACTCCTCATTTAAATGATCAATGGCAAACATGGGGGCAAATAAAAATGGATAttgatatttcttttctttaactGACAGACTGTCATGCCCACCATTAAAAGGTAATTATGATTCTTTGCCCAtggaatgaaaatggaaatgataGTGGTTCAACATCAAGAACACTAACCAGTGCTAATACGCATTTAGAGGTTTCCGCCTGTCAGAGACTAACACCATGGAAGATATTCGAGTTTTAATACTATACAGCCCTACAGAGGAGATTTGATTTTCTGAAGGCTGTCTTGTCATTATATGAAGCCTTGTGATTGAcaacgtgtgtgtctgtcactACAGAATCGAAGCGTTTGCTAAGGAGAAAGTGGATCTCACAGTAGCTACACGTCCCGAGTTCGACACTCCTCTGGCGGACCTGACCGATGTCAAAGCAATGATGGATTCGATCAATGTTATTCCAGGTGTAGTTTTCATACTGTAAAAGATCTTTGTACTCCTTCAGAATTTACCTGGTCTAGTTTAATTAACTTTTTCAATGAAGTCATGAAACACCGACTGCTCTGAACCTTATTTACTGTTGCTCTTCCAGCACCATCTGCCCCAGTAATCAACCCTCAGATACCCAACTCTGCCACCCAGACGTCCCTGCGTGTGTGCTGGAGCCTGTTCTCAGACGACACGGTGGAATACTATGAGCTTTACTACAGACCGGTGCTGGAGGACGTGCCAGCCGACGGCACCCAGGTGCCAGAAGGTGAACTACTGTCTGCTGCTGCGATTTCTGCATTGAGTAGTGCTGAAGTTACTTCTATTTTTTGTTTATTCAGTAAGCAAGGTGAACGTGAAGGAGACTCACTGCACTGTGACAGATCTGTTGCCTAATGCTCAGTATGAACTGTGGGTGACAGCGACCAACACCACAGGCATCAGTCCAGCCAGCGAGAAGGCCTTATATATGACAGGTAGCGCACTCCTACGGTGCATGAGGAGGCATTAAACACCCGGGTAAAAGTAGTGCAGCTGTCTTAGGGTGTCACTCCAAACCATTTAAAGCTATTTGTCATGCAATCTTTTGGAAGGGGTCATATATATAAATGTGGATTGCTCTGTGCGCAGTGCCGTCACCTCCGGTGATCAAACAGAGGGAGTGTACGAGCTGTACGGAGGCTGCTTTCATCAGCTGGGATTCAGGAAACACCAACCCTGTTGACTCTTACACAGTGGAGCTGAGTGAGCTAAGTGCCGCTGGCACATACAGCGATGCGACAGAGTAAGACCCTCTGCTATCCAGACAAGCCGTCTCATTAAATCTGTTCGTAGCCTTGGCTCCTGCTGCACCCTCTGCTATTCTGTCTAAAGGGTTTTAAGAGTGCAGTCAAGCAATTCATCTGAACCATTTTTGCAGACGTTGCCCTAAACCATCTTCTAAAGATGCCGTCTTTACCTGCTGAGCCACTGGAAGTATACAGTGGTTTAGTACTTTTCTTAATGcgtaacaggaagtgatgtcagcttTATCACACTGGTTAATCCCTTAGATCTATAGTAGGTGTGCCCACTTGTCAGTGTGTAGTCCAGCTGCAGAAGGGAAGCCGTTACCTCATCTCCGTGCGAGCTGTGAACATTGGTGGGTCGAGCGACAGGAGTGACGTTCTGACTGTGTCCACCACAGGTAGGCAGCCTGTTTGGTACTTCAGGAGACTTTCTGACATCAGTCCAAATCTAGCCAACTATGCAGTTCACATTGTTGGATTAACAAAACTGTAAACCGGTCTGCTTACCTGTGCAGGCACATTCTTCCATCTCCTGGAGGACACGGCCCATCCGTGCCTGTCCATCTCTGAAGACGGCTTCACTGTATTTTATGGAGACGAGGAGCTCCCAATCAGTGCCATGGCCTCGGACGAGAACGCCTTCACTAGGTCCAGTATGCACCTTACACATTTGTGAAGGAAGGGTTTCACCTTGTTAAGACAGCTACTGGTTTTGTACAGGTGTGTAGCTGTTTTAGGCGACCTGATCCCAGTTAGAGGGAGACACTACTGGGAAGTCGAGGTGGATGATGACACGGAATTTAGGATTGGAGTTGCATATGAGGACACGGAGAGAAACTCGTACCTTGGAGCCAACAGTACTTCCTGGTGTATGAGACACATTGTCACTCCCtccaggtgaccccccccccccgccacacctTATTCCCTTAGGTGCAATGTTTGAGATATTTGCTGCAACTAAATTTTATTGGTTTGAATTTGTACACAGCTTTTTGTCGAAGCAACTGAGGTTCTATTATCAGTCTGAGGAGATTTGCATGCCGATCCACAGCGGTTAGAAAATAGGCCAGGGTTGTATTTTTAGACACCAGGAATTTTTCTTTccttagcaaaaaaaaaagaaagtgcacCCACTCTAAGAAAAAACCCATTAGATGATcggggttgccatggcaacttgCCGTACCTAAATAGTGAAGATGAATTGCTAAATTTGTCAAATGACAGCAGTACTATGAGGTTTCCATTGTTGAGCACCCGGCACTAAAGCCACGTTGTTTCTTTAATCCTAGTTTTTTTGCTCTTTCAGCAAAGGGTAAGAGGAAGACTTAAACCAAACCATATGTATGTATCCGAACCAGATTTTTAACGTTGATGTTTTTCACTCCTACTTTTGAAGGCATAAATATGAGTTCCTCCATAATGGTTGGAGTCCGGACCTGAGAATCACAGTGAACCCAGTGCGGATAGGAGTGGCACTGGATTACCAGAAGGGGACTCTCTCCTTCTTCAATGTGGATCTGAAACAGCACCTGCACACCTTCCACTATCGCTTCCAGAATTATGTCCACCCCTGCTTTGGTTTCGACAGCCCAGGAGCTCTTACTGTGCACAACGCCATAGAGGCCCCTGAATACGCATTCATCTGAGCCCCAAATCGGGACAGACATGACTGACAAAGAAACTAATCTGCCAAATCCTTGGAttgaaaataaagagaatatttTTAGAAATTCAGTCAAAATATGCAATATCACAATACTGTGAGGtgttttcagctttttattTCAAGCATTCCATGGGAATCACCATTTTCCAAGATAAGAAAAGTTCTGCTGACTTTTACAATTTGTATTTATACCACCAGCAGCTAGACCATAGGTTTAAATTAAAAAGGTCTTGTTTAACAAAAGTTGGTTTGAAAAATAAGtattatataaaataaaatacacttGCAATTATTGTAGTCACACTTTATCCACCCTTTACAGAAATGTAGTTAGAGTCTATAAGTTggtctgtgtgtttgatgtgtcgcaaagaaacatcagacactCCGAATGATGCATTATATCAGTtcaggctgaggttgaagaagCTTATATGATACAACTGCTGATTAAAGCAAAAATTGTACACCAGTCCTTGGGGATAACAGGAAGGCATCCTTAACAGCATACAAGAAATAGAAAATCTGTTCTTTAAAGCCCCAAATGTAGCAAAATGGATGTTTAAAATCTATATCATGGTCTGCTTTGGCTCACCAGCCTAAAAATAGCATGCACTgaccttaaaaataaaaatgtccagACTGtggtcaggctacaaatgtcAGGACAAAAATCATCACAGAAATTTTGTAGAGAGAACTGAAGGCCAACCTTTATGCAGGGAAGGGAGAAAAGTGTCAAGAGGATGTGCTTAACTGCTCTGGTAGGGGACTCAATGAGTCAAATTCTGTAATAGATGTATGTTAAAGATGTAAGAGTGGACTTTTCCTTTTGAGATTTGAGAACTGCACTGATAAAAATTAATGTTTGAGTCTGTGGATATCCTGGGCAGTGGGGATGGGAGCTATGAGTAATCTGTCTTACTGCTGTGTGTCCTTtcatcgtcttcatcagatgaatCCCCTCCGTAAGGTACCAACCCTGATGCATCTTCAGCCACCTTAGACTTCTTCATGTATTGGTCTGCTTGAACACCTGTAAGGGCATAATAAAAATGGAGAGACAAGAGAAGAGAGACAAGGGTGGGGGtagagggggaaaaggaaacCCATTGAGGAGCCTCATGTTAGCAGTAGTTTTTGATTTCGTATGATCCACAGCCAGGGGAGAGATCAAATGAAATGGCACCACAGCACACATCCATAACAGGCAGGTCCAGGAGGTGCATGTCGAGAGAGAAAACAagggaaagacagaaaacatATACAAGAAAAGCAGGTCAGTTGGTTCAACCAATGAGAATGTAACACAGGTCTCCACTCCTACCCCAATCCCGCATGGGGGGAGATGCCATTTTATGCAACAGGCAACACTGGAAAACACATACGATGACTGAAATTCTCACAAAGCTTCATGAATGGAAAAACCGCATACCCGTTGATGCTGTGCTGGTTGGCAGACTGAGCCGATCTTCCACTGTAGCTTCTCTCAGCCTTTTGCGCGCAACTGGGCCCGGAGCCACAaagaggggtggtggtggaggcaTTAGAACCCTGCCAAAAGAACCGCTACTCAAATTATGCACTTCTTGAAGAAAAACTATTGAAAGTAAATTAGATCCCATTACACACCTTGCATCTACTTTGTCCTCTTCAACTCTGGAAGCAGGAGGTGCCTCTGGAGAGCTGCTGGGAGGCTAAGAATAAAAAAGCCAGGATTA
Proteins encoded in this region:
- the fsd2 gene encoding fibronectin type III and SPRY domain-containing protein 2, whose product is MDLYEIRGGRLGVITEEAEQQELQTDLSSMQSHKDKVSNRRGRAALQKSLPLEQGKQSSPSPTGADDKCDAFREEGIECETDRVRNQLQEKVEGMESFVGHLEEIFLTVEENFGRREQHLEQHYNDVLQTLSQRYDKRSTRLEEEKKGKLEALYTQLLVCGQAMDASKELIETAQEIYRCQDKRLFLKTVMPTIKRIEAFAKEKVDLTVATRPEFDTPLADLTDVKAMMDSINVIPAPSAPVINPQIPNSATQTSLRVCWSLFSDDTVEYYELYYRPVLEDVPADGTQVPEVSKVNVKETHCTVTDLLPNAQYELWVTATNTTGISPASEKALYMTVPSPPVIKQRECTSCTEAAFISWDSGNTNPVDSYTVELSELSAAGTYSDATESIVGVPTCQCVVQLQKGSRYLISVRAVNIGGSSDRSDVLTVSTTGTFFHLLEDTAHPCLSISEDGFTVFYGDEELPISAMASDENAFTRCVAVLGDLIPVRGRHYWEVEVDDDTEFRIGVAYEDTERNSYLGANSTSWCMRHIVTPSRHKYEFLHNGWSPDLRITVNPVRIGVALDYQKGTLSFFNVDLKQHLHTFHYRFQNYVHPCFGFDSPGALTVHNAIEAPEYAFI